A stretch of Actinomycetota bacterium DNA encodes these proteins:
- a CDS encoding DUF503 domain-containing protein, whose protein sequence is MASDGTVFVGVARVELRFPGVGSLKGKRAVLNKARAGLQRTLDCSVAEVGAQDLWQRTVLGVTVAASSEMGADRVLDRIVPVLERDPRLEVIRIDSYIESWNGEGP, encoded by the coding sequence GTGGCATCCGACGGAACGGTGTTCGTCGGGGTAGCGCGTGTCGAGCTGCGCTTCCCTGGGGTGGGCTCGCTGAAGGGCAAGCGTGCGGTCCTGAACAAGGCGCGCGCGGGACTGCAGCGCACGCTCGACTGCTCCGTCGCCGAGGTCGGGGCACAAGACCTGTGGCAGCGCACCGTCCTCGGCGTGACCGTTGCCGCCTCGAGCGAGATGGGAGCCGATCGAGTTCTGGACCGCATCGTGCCCGTGCTGGAGCGCGACCCGCGTCTCGAGGTGATCCGCATCGACAGCTACATCGAGAGCTGGAACGGAGAGGGACCGTGA